A DNA window from Daucus carota subsp. sativus chromosome 3, DH1 v3.0, whole genome shotgun sequence contains the following coding sequences:
- the LOC108211196 gene encoding uncharacterized protein At5g02240 — MASLSLLSTPLTHQTVTYTSSCKYNFPSTGVFRTSTRKGFKRHTSVVTAMSDLAQSTVLVTGAAGRTGQIVYKKLKEKPDQYIGRGLVRTEESKEKIGGADDVFVGDIRDADSIVPAVQGIDFLVILTSGVPKMKPGFDPSKGGRPEFYFEEGAYPEQVDWIGQKNQIDAAIAAGVKQIVLVGSMGGTDLSNPLNSLGNGNILVWKRKAEQYLADSGVPYTIIRAGGLQDKEGGIRELLVGKDDELLQTDTRTISRADVAEVCIQALQFEEAKYKAFDLASKPEGTGTPTKDFKALFSNITTRF, encoded by the exons ATGGCTTCTCTATCTTTACTCTCAACCCCTCTAACCCATCAAACTGTTACATACACTAGTAGCTGTAAGTATAATTTTCCTAGTACAGGAGTTTTTAGGACAAGTACTAGAAAGGGTTTCAAGAGACACACTTCAGTTGTTACAGCCATGTCTGATTTGGCACAAAGCACTGTTCTTGTCACTGGTGCTGCTGGTAGAActg GTCAAATTGTCTATAAGAAGCTCAAAGAAAAACCTGACCAGTACATTGGCAGAGGTTTGGTCAGAACAGAGGAGAGCAAAGAAAAAATTGGTGGAGCTGATGATGTTTTCGTCGGGGATATACGGGATGCTGATAGCATTGTCCCTGCAGTTCAAGGTATTGATTTCCTTGTAATTCTTACAAGTGGTGTTCCTAAAATGAAGCCTGGGTTTGATCCAAGTAAAGGCGGAAGGCCGGAGTTCTATTTCGAAGAAGGAGCATATCCTGAACAG GTTGATTGGATTGGGCAGAAAAATCAAATAGATGCTG CTATTGCTGCTGGAGTGAAACAAATTGTGCTTGTTGGATCAATGGGAGGAACAGATCTCAGCAACCCACTGAATAGCTTAGGGAATGGAAATATATTG GTGTGGAAGAGAAAAGCCGAACAATATTTAGCTGACTCGGGAGTTCCTTACACAATAATAAG GGCAGGAGGATTGCAAGACAAAGAAGGCGGCATTCGTGAGTTGCTTGTTGGAAAGGATGATGAGCTTCTGCAGACAGATACAAGAACCATTTCTCGGGCTGATGTTGCAGAAGTCTGCATTCAG GCACTGCAGTTTGAAGAGGCTAAATACAAAGCATTTGATCTGGCTTCAAAACCTGAAGGAACTGGAACACCAACTAAAGATTTCAAAGCTTTATTTTCCAATATTACTACTCGGTTTTGA
- the LOC108211885 gene encoding suppressor of disruption of TFIIS isoform X1, whose amino-acid sequence MAFLLRTPSMFCPKKHFYYNNNNNCSHYRWGVFGAKALSSQPMVHSVSMEYKSYNKQVRRPKYDCLLFDLDDTLYPVTSGLATVCCNNIEDFMVHKLGVDRNLASELGYLLYKNYGTVLAGLKAIGYDIDTEEYFRVVHQRLPYAKLKPDPVLRSLLLSLPIRKVIFTNADKVHAVKVLSCLGLKDCFEDIICYETLNLINNRTVSDGEDDIQLSTTLTGGGKFFDIISHFSQPNASASLLPKTPVVCKPCQHAIEKALKIGNIDPQRTLFFEDSVRNIQSGKLVGLDTVLVGTSKRIEGADYVLRSIHNIRDALPELWLA is encoded by the exons ATGGCTTTTCTGTTAAGGACACCTTCTATGTTCTGTCCTAAGAAACATTTTTATTACAACAATAACAACAATTGTAGTCATTACAGGTGGGGTGTATTTGGCGCCAAAGCCTTATCCTCTCAGCCAATGGTCCATTCG GTTTCAATGGAATACAAGAGCTACAACAAGCAAGTCAGAAGACCAAAATATGATTGCCTCCTTTTTG ATCTGGATGATACCCTTTATCCTGTGACTTCTGGTTTGGCAACTGTATGCTGCAATAACATTGAAG attttatgGTTCACAAGCTTGGCGTAGATAGGAATTTAGCCTCTGAATTAGGTTATTTACTTTACAAGAATTATGGGACAGTACTAGCAGGCCTTAAG GCTATTGGCTATGACATTGATACTGAAGAGTATTTTAG AGTTGTTCACCAAAGATTACCTTATGCGAAGTTAAAACCTGACCCTGTTTTAAGAAGTCTTTTGTTAAGCTTGCCTATCCGTAAAGTT ATCTTTACAAATGCAGATAAGGTTCATGCTGTTAAAGTTCTCAGCTGTTTGGGGTTGAAAGATTGTTTCGAAGATATCATTTGCTATGAAACTCTGAATCTGATCAACAATCGCACTGTGTCCGATGGTGAGGATGACATTCAGTTGAGCACCACCCTCACCGGGGGCGGCAAattttttgacatcatcagtcaTTTTTCTCAACCTAATGCTTCTGCATCTTTGTTACCAAAGACACCAGTTGTCTGCAAGCCATGTCAACATGCCATCGAGAAGGCACTCAAGATAGGCAACATTGACCCTCAGAGAACT CTTTTTTTTGAAGACAGTGTTCGGAATATACAGTCTGGAAAGCTTGTTGGCCTTGATACTGTACTG GTAGGGACTTCTAAAAGGATTGAAGGAGCAGATTATGTCCTAAGAAGCATCCACAATATTAGGGATGCACTACCAGAGCTCTGGCTTGCTTAA
- the LOC108211885 gene encoding uncharacterized protein LOC108211885 isoform X2, translating to MAFLLRTPSMFCPKKHFYYNNNNNCSHYRWGVFGAKALSSQPMVHSVSMEYKSYNKQVRRPKYDCLLFDLDDTLYPVTSGLATVCCNNIEDFMVHKLGVDRNLASELGYLLYKNYGTVLAGLKAIGYDIDTEEYFRVVHQRLPYAKLKPDPVLRSLLLSLPIRKVIFTNADKVHAVKVLSCLGLKDCFEDIICYETLNLINNRTVSDGEDDIQLSTTLTGGGKFFDIISHFSQPNASASLLPKTPVVCKPCQHAIEKALKIGNIDPQRTCSEYTVWKACWP from the exons ATGGCTTTTCTGTTAAGGACACCTTCTATGTTCTGTCCTAAGAAACATTTTTATTACAACAATAACAACAATTGTAGTCATTACAGGTGGGGTGTATTTGGCGCCAAAGCCTTATCCTCTCAGCCAATGGTCCATTCG GTTTCAATGGAATACAAGAGCTACAACAAGCAAGTCAGAAGACCAAAATATGATTGCCTCCTTTTTG ATCTGGATGATACCCTTTATCCTGTGACTTCTGGTTTGGCAACTGTATGCTGCAATAACATTGAAG attttatgGTTCACAAGCTTGGCGTAGATAGGAATTTAGCCTCTGAATTAGGTTATTTACTTTACAAGAATTATGGGACAGTACTAGCAGGCCTTAAG GCTATTGGCTATGACATTGATACTGAAGAGTATTTTAG AGTTGTTCACCAAAGATTACCTTATGCGAAGTTAAAACCTGACCCTGTTTTAAGAAGTCTTTTGTTAAGCTTGCCTATCCGTAAAGTT ATCTTTACAAATGCAGATAAGGTTCATGCTGTTAAAGTTCTCAGCTGTTTGGGGTTGAAAGATTGTTTCGAAGATATCATTTGCTATGAAACTCTGAATCTGATCAACAATCGCACTGTGTCCGATGGTGAGGATGACATTCAGTTGAGCACCACCCTCACCGGGGGCGGCAAattttttgacatcatcagtcaTTTTTCTCAACCTAATGCTTCTGCATCTTTGTTACCAAAGACACCAGTTGTCTGCAAGCCATGTCAACATGCCATCGAGAAGGCACTCAAGATAGGCAACATTGACCCTCAGAGAACT TGTTCGGAATATACAGTCTGGAAAGCTTGTTGGCCTTGA
- the LOC108211575 gene encoding uncharacterized protein LOC108211575 codes for MEYENCYRQVERPKYDCLLFDLDDTLYPYSSGLATACSNNIKDYMVEKLGIDRSVIFEMSNLLYKNYGTTMAGLRAIGYDFDYDEYHSYVHGRLPYENLKPDPVLRSLLLSLPIRKVIFTNADKVHAVKALNILGLEDCFEGIICFETLNPTHKNIVSDDEDDIQFTGSRSFSSTTNDNTEIFDIIAHFSQPNASISSLPKTPIVCKPSTHAIEKALEIGKINPQRTLFFEDSVRNIQSGKLVGLDTVLVGTSQRTKGADHALESIHNLRDALPELWVAVNKSSSEVGYSGKVAVEMPVTA; via the exons ATGGAATACGAGAACTGCTACAGGCAGGTTGAAAGGCCAAAATATGATTGTCTTCTTTTCG ATCTAGATGACACCCTTTATCCCTACAGTTCTGGTTTGGCCACTGCATGTAGCAATAACATCAAAG ATTATATGGTTGAGAAGCTTGGTATAGATAGGAGCGTAATCTTTGAAATGAGTAATCTGCTGTACAAGAATTATGGAACAACAATGGCTGGCTTGAGG GCTATCGGCTATGACTTTGATTATGATGAATATCACAG CTATGTTCATGGAAGGTTACCGTATGAGAATCTAAAACCTGACCCTGTTCTTAGAAGCCTTCTGCTAAGCTTGCCTATCCGTAAAGTT ATATTCACAAATGCTGACAAGGTCCATGCTGTTAAAGCACTCAACATACTAGGGCTGGAAGATTGTTTTGAGGGGATTATTTGCTTTGAGACTCTGAATCCTACTCACAAAAACATTGTGtctgatgatgaggatgacATTCAATTCACTGGTTCAAGATCATTTTCCAGCACCACTAACGACAACACTGAAATATTTGACATCATCGCACATTTTTCTCAACCTAATGCTTCGATATCATCGTTACCAAAGACACCAATTGTCTGCAAGCCATCTACACATGCCATTGAGAAGGCACTCGAGATAGGCAAGATCAATCCACAGAGAACA CTTTTCTTTGAAGATAGTGTACGAAACATACAATCTGGAAAGCTTGTTGGCCTTGATACTGTACTT GTGGGAACTTCACAGAGGACTAAAGGCGCGGATCATGCGCTAGAAAGTATCCACAATTTAAGGGATGCACTACCAGAGCTCTGGGTTGCTGTCAACAAGTCATCATCAGAGGTCGGTTACTCTGGCAAGGTTGCAGTGGAAATGCCTGTGACAGCTTAG
- the LOC108213829 gene encoding uncharacterized protein LOC108213829, with product MAHISWSDSFSQGQEAMKALSEILPSFPSSLLSSEDPSHNLLNNPEISSQITQLLRKPDSGAGDNSLCRWLYDTFQCAKPDLQLVVLKFLPHIAGVYLSRVPLRKPLAGFEAVLLALYSHETAFRNGQAVTVNIPDLCHSSVYHESKAGAKNNATELNLAVISPGLEPYGTVRSTRRARIVGVALELYYSKIGEMPVDSKIAFCEFCVVWAGEDGEVYRETDEGTDETNKVEEIKEKMKGLDADSEVRNDESSSGSSKGKGETKEGISTGRIPLPWELLQPVLRILGHCLLGPNKNKELYEAACVACRSLYARSLHDINSKAILATGSLLKLVKLNSKPMDKVDHTELTITDVITI from the exons ATGGCTCACATTTCATGGTCTGATTCATTTTCCCAAGGCCAAGAAGCAATGAAAGCCCTCTCTGAAATCCTGCCTTCTTTCCCTTCCTCTCTTCTCAGCTCTGAAGACCCTTCTCACAACCTTCTCAATAACCCTGAAATCTCCTCCCAGATCACTCAACTCCTCCGCAAACCTGACTCTGGCGCTGGCGACAACAGCCTCTGTCGTTGGCTCTACGACACGTTTCAGTGTGCCAAGCCTGATCTTCAGCTAGTTGTGCTGAAATTTCTGCCCCATATTGCTGGTGTGTATCTTTCTCGAGTTCCTCTGCGTAAGCCATTGGCTGGTTTTGAGGCTGTGCTGTTGGCATTGTACTCACATGAGACTGCTTTTAGGAATGGGCAGGCTGTTACGGTTAATATACCTGATCTTTGTCATTCCAGTGTTTATCATGAAAGTAAAGCTGGTGCTAAAAATAATGCAACTGAGCTGAATTTAGCTGTCATTTCTCCTGGTTTAGAGCCTTATGGAACTGTCCGATCAACCCGCAG GGCACGTATAGTAGGAGTTGCATTAGAGTTGTACTACAGTAAGATAGGTGAAATGCCTGTGGACTCGAAGATTGccttttgtgaattttgtgttgTTTGGGCCGGGGAAGATGGGGAGGTTTACAGAGAAACTGATGAAGGTACAGATGAAACAAACAAAGTCGAGGAGATCAAAGAAAAGATGAAAGGATTGGATGCAGATTCTGAGGTGAGAAATGATGAATCGAGCTCAGGGTCATCAAAGGGTAAAGGGGAGACGAAGGAGGGTATTAGTACAGGGAGAATTCCGCTACCCTGGGAGCTACTGCAACCTGTATTACGAATACTTGGACACTGTTTATTGGGTCCGAATAAGAACAAGGAGTTGTATGAAGCTGCATGTGTGGCCTGCAGGAGTCTGTATGCCAGGTCTTTGCATGACATCAATTCTAAAGCAATCTTGGCTACTGGGAGTCTTCTGAAGCTTGTCAAGTTAAATTCTAAACCGATGGACAAAGTTGATCATACCGAACTAACAATCACTGATGTTATCACTATCTAG
- the LOC108211534 gene encoding aspartic proteinase PCS1: MVLTQTLKSQSSSSQYLQILCTHASVSTSKSNPSCPFLYVIYTTSILFCTKKKKKNMKPQFLFLCLLSFQTQLYFTSAATLVPSTQMLVLPLKTEKIATGSFPRSPNKLPFHHNVTLTVSLLVGTPPQNVTMVLDTGSELSWLHCNSTSTRPMFNPNNSSSYSPVTCSSPTCMTQTQDFPIPASCDSNQHCHATLSYADASSSEGNLASDVFDIGGSNVPGTIFGCMDSGYSSNSEEDFKTTGLMGMNRGSLSFISQMKFPKFSYCISGSDFSGMLLLGNNNFTWLMPLNYTPLVQISIPLPYYDRAAYTVKLQGIKVSNKILPLPKSILEPDHTGAGQTMVDSGTQFSFLLGPAYNALRNEFLNQTSRILRVLDDPNFVFQGAMDLCYLVPVNQTSLPDLPSVGIMFGGAEMSISGDKLLYQVPGETRGKDSVWCLTFGNSELLGMEAYVIGHHHQQNVWMEFDLEKSRIGFAQVRCDLASQRFGLYN, from the coding sequence ATGGTCCTCACTCAAACCCTCAAGTCTCAATCATCTTCTTCACAATATCTCCAGATTCTCTGCACACACGCCTCTGTCTCCACCTCAAAATCCAACCCTTCTTGTccttttttatatgtaatctACACTACTAGCATTTTATTctgtaccaaaaaaaaaaaaaaaaacatgaaaccTCAGTTCTTGTTTCTCTGTTTGCTAAGTTTTCAGACACAACTCTACTTCACTTCAGCTGCAACTCTTGTTCCTAGTACTCAAATGCTGGTTTTACctttaaaaaccgaaaaaatCGCGACAGGGTCGTTTCCTAGATCTCCAAACAAGCTGCCATTTCACCATAATGTGACTCTAACTGTGTCTTTGTTAGTTGGTACGCCTCCACAGAATGTTACTATGGTTCTTGACACTGGCAGTGAGCTATCATGGCTGCATTGCAATTCGACATCGACGAGGCCTATGTttaatccgaataactcatcatcgtaCTCTCCTGTCACTTGTTCATCGCCTACTTGCATGACTCAGACTCAGGATTTTCCTATACCAGCTTCTTGTGATTCGAATCAGCATTGCCATGCTACTCTGTCGTACGCTGATGCCTCGTCGTCTGAGGGGAATTTAGCGAGTGATGTGTTTGATATCGGAGGGTCTAATGTTCCAGGGACGATTTTTGGGTGTATGGATTCGGGGTATAGTAGTAATTCTGAGGAGGATTTCAAGACTACTGGACTGATGGGTATGAATCGTGGCTCTCTGTCTTTTATTTCTCAGATGAAATTCCCCAAATTTTCGTATTGTATTTCAGGTTCTGATTTTTCTGGAATGTTGTTGttaggaaataataattttacttgGTTAATGCCACTGAATTATACACCTCTGGTTCAAATTTCAATCCCATTGCCTTATTATGATAGAGCTGCTTATACTGTTAAGCTACAAGGGATTAaagtttcaaataaaatattaccaTTGCCTAAGTCAATACTTGAGCCTGATCATACAGGGGCGGGTCAGACTATGGTTGATTCAGGCACCCAATTTAGTTTCCTACTAGGTCCGGCTTACAATGCCTTAAGAAACGAGTTCTTGAATCAAACAAGTAGGATTTTACGGGTTCTGGATGACCCCAATTTTGTTTTCCAAGGAGCTATGGATTTATGTTATTTGGTTCCTGTGAATCAGACTAGCTTACCGGATTTGCCTAGTGTTGGCATTATGTTTGGAGGTGCAGAAATGAGTATTTCGGGTGATAAGTTGTTGTATCAGGTACCTGGTGAGACCCGCGGAAAAGATTCAGTTTGGTGTCTCACATTTGGGAATTCAGAATTATTAGGAATGGAGGCTTATGTGATTGGACATCATCATCAGCAGAATGTGTGGATGGAATTTGATCTGGAGAAATCAAGAATCGGATTTGCACAAGTAAGGTGTGATTTGGCAAGTCAAAGATTCGGGTTATATAACTAG